The DNA segment gtgtctcagtgtctcaggtTGTACTATTATAATTTCTAACATCGCTCAACTGTATGTTGTTCATCTTCCGTCTTTTATTGAACATATAGTGTGATTTTGCAATAACTTTTCACGAAGTTGAATTAttcatgcagatttttttaCAGCAGGGCAAAACATGATTTACAACTCCAAACTCTGATATGATGTGCAGAACTCTGAAATTATGAGCCAGCATTCATTTGCTGATGCAAAAATATTGATGGCATTAAATTGAGCCCATAATCAAACAGCTCAAAATGTTCCACAAGTGATCGACAAGGCGAGAGAACAATGAAGCAATATAAGGCAAGTGTGATGAAAAAGAGACAGAGGATCTCCTGGAGAACTCTGCTTTAGAGGAGTAATCCAGGTAAACTACTGCTGAAATTGATTAAATCCCTCATCATTCTACACACATAAATGCCGCAGATTAAAAGACGTGATGAAATCCGTTTTGTTCCACTTCCAGATCCACATGAAGACCATGCCAGCGGCCATGTTCCGGCTCCTCACAGGCCAGGAGACGCCCATGTACATATGAGAGGCGGCCGGGGAGCGCTCCACCTGACGGGCTGTGATTGGTTCCCGTTTCAGCGCAGACCGGTGGCggtgtcggcggcggcggcggcggcggcggtgtcgATGGGGGAAACTCACCTCTcccagttcattcattcactcacttgtcctttcttctttttttttgttctctcctTTGGTCTGATGACTCCGACTATTCATCATCTCTTCCTCGTCTGTGCTTAACATCCAAACAGCCATTTTATTGACACAAGACGCTTAATCCATcagaccagctgaggaggcagtgtgtgtgtgtgtgtgtgtgtgtgtgtgtgtcagcgtgtgcgtgcgtgtgtgtgcgtgcgttatTTATTTGTCCTGTCTGTGCCCTCCGGTCCCCTCGGTGAGACGGTGGTGGACGGACTTACTGTCTGAATGCgtcacagtttatttttttatattcatgtAATGCAATATGATACTTCTACTATACTTGTATAGTTTCATTTTCCTTTCTGTTAATTTATTTCTCATGTAAATACATATTTTGCTAATGTTGTGACTGGAGgcagtggggggagggggaggggagggggagggcgtACAACTGCTCTGTAAATAACTCTCGCCGTTGAATTTAAAGCAGACCGCCATGATGGCAAAGACACAAGAAAATGCCGGACGTCTTAGCAGTTGCCAGTGAACATGGGGGGAAACTTCTTTGAAGCGTGGGGTTTAAATATGCTAAGTTGATATAATGTACATGTGAATCAAACCCGGGCTTGCGCCGGGGGTTTATGGGAGAAACGCCATATCCTTTTGATTTTACCACATTTTAAGGCAATACGCGACTTCAACCTCTGAACGGCAAGATAAACCTTTTCTAAATCTCATGTACAAACAATCACACGTATAAATAACAAGCAACTCTTAACATACGTCAGTTATGCTTTTGATATCAAGTCACATGTATGAATAACGgttcttttcctttgttttcccgTGCGCTGCTCTCCTGTCTGTTCATCTTAAGTGTTTGGACTGAAACTCATGAGTACTATGAGTGGATTGTGAATGTAACTGTGTCGTGCGAGCTGTCCCATTGCCATAAGCAGTATTAGAATGTCTGTACATAAAGAGAAACTTGTCTAGTGTTGTGCtcacgataaaaaaaaaaaaaaaaaaaaaaagagaaagattgaacaaaaacacacacacacacaggtttagTCACTGCAAACATCTTCCCAACTGTATGTTGGCCTTCAGTCCTGAGTGGGAAAGAGAGAACTGTGAATGACACACTGTGACAGACGGAAGCCTTACCGCCGAGTATCGCTTCGACAACGCATCGTAGTGAATTTTAATCGTATGAACATTATCTGTGTGCATGCCTCGTAAAGTAGTATCATGTCACTGTgtcaagataataaaatctgaGCTAAACCTGCGGCTGGATTTATTGCAACTTCATCAAACTTCAGtttcaagagtttttttttttgttttgtttttttttaaaggatgccATTTTGACAGTAATTTGATTAACTTGTTCATGTGGAAGTTGATACATgagaaagaaatgcaaagaaaatgtgtctttttgatGATTTTGACTACAATAGCTAAGAGTCTCAACAGATCCACAGCTGATGAACAAACTGAGTTTCTTATTGACGGGTTGCCTCTGAATTGAAACCCCATCATGCAACATGCTCCAGATGAGTATTTCATGCACAGTTCGGTGACCTAAATGATCACACGCCAGGTTTCCAGAGCTAAGTTGTGCATTGCACCGACTGGAGTGGTCATCATCGCTGCCCACGTCcaaacagcagcggcggcagcagagctGCGAACCGCGCAGCACTGAGAGGAGAGTTCACGATCCCATCTGAGGGATTCAGCCCTTCTGCTGCCGATGCTCAAAATAAGACTTTGCATCAGCAGTGCTGAAGCTTCGGGGATCGGTCAACACCACCGATAGATGTGCAAGCAGCGTGTTCCTCCTGTGAAGAAATCACTCCGGCAAACCCACACAGCTCTCAGTCCACATGAACAGAAGATCAAGGTGAGAGAGATCCGGAGTGTGTGTTGGATTAAAAAGAATAGTATCAAACCTTAAGTTGAACTGGCAGTGTTGTTATTGGGCCATTCCTAGTTTACTGCAcaatttcttgtttgtttgtttttttaattgggtTGGGGTAGGAGTATGGTCAGCAGAAAATCCCACACAACTGGTAGACCCTGACAGGAAGGGGAATGTTGcaacacaaatgaaacaaaaagcattttaacatttcatccAGACGGACTGGATTTCAATGTGATAGTCCTGTCTTCCTCGACATTCCCACAAGATTTTATAGTTCCATGAGAAACTTGTAGAAAACGGAACAGCTCACAGTGATGGACGGCCTGGACaggtggagagaggcagagaaagatgGAGGGCGGCTGAACAGAAGCTGCCGGAGGTTTGAGTCAGGTGGGCAGCAGCGGCCATTATTATAAAATGTGTCAAATTACCTGAAACAGTCTGAtaggagagggtttttttccccactttcaCTGGCAGAAGCTACTATTTCATTTCACATTATTCACTTCTTTCATCTGACAGAAATATCAACTGTGACTATAAACAGGAGCAGTGTTTAGTCAGAGGTTGGGATGCATAATATAGCCGAAACAcctcaaaacaagtttttcaACACAGAAGTAACAGCATATGTAGAAGATGATGAATGTCTGTGTCTTACAGACATTTAATATAAACCATCTGAAATAAtctgaagttttctttttatcttttttccttcaaacatcagtttttctttcaaaatatcAGCAGGGGTGATGTccgtttcagttttatttgttggGGAAAGACAATGAATGTCATTGTGAATGTCACACTGATAAAACTGTCAATAATTTCAGTTTAATCTGTTGCTGCCCTCTAATGCCCACAGCCCGGTATTGCAGCACctgcacaaaaaaaagcttcaacagCTGTTCTGTGatttcagcattttattttttcagtctttttttactCCGTTACAATgctaaaaattattttaaaatatgcagaattcataaaaataaaatcagacaaCTATTACAGAAGCGTCCTGAGCAGCATAGAATTATTTCTCGCACATTTGAGTGAGGAGTTCCTGTCTGACCTGCGGGCTACAGCAGGTTGGATCTGAGCTTCGAGCGGCTCTTTGAACTCGCTCTGTTATTTTCCTTCAGGTCAACGTCCAGTCTGCGGTCCGTCACGCTGAGCGGCGCTCAGCCGGCCTGTTTGGCTTCGCCTCGACGGGCCACATCAGGGGTTTTGATCGTTCTGGTCACACTTTAACATGACCTTTATCCCCAGACCCTGACGCGTGGTCTCAAAGGCCTCGCCGGCCTGCTCCAGGGGGAACCGGTGGGTCACCAGGGGCTTGACGTTCACTTTCCCCGACGCCAGCATGGAGATGGCCATCGGCCAGCTGCAAACACGAAAGCATACCAGATTAATACAGCAGCAAGTCTCTGCATCCGTCTTTGCTTTATACATTCAAAAAAGAAACGGCGCAAATGAAGATTGTTCATACGTGTTGCAGTAGCGGAAGACCCCTCGGATGTCCACCTCCCTTATGGCAGCGTTCATGAGAGGCACGGTGACCATCGGCGCTCCgtgtcccaccaccaccaccacgcctCCGGAGCGGGTCGACTTACGAGGGCGGAGGAAAACAATTACCGTGTGGCTCGATTCACAAGACGTTAGAAACATTTTGGCATCTGTTTTCAGCTTCCACATAAAATTCCTTTTTAACAATATGATGGGCTGTTGACTGGAATCATGTTCTACACAATGTTCAGTATTGGTTTGAATATATTTGACAATGTAAAATTAAGAATAAAGTAATGATTAACCTCCACTGACAGGAAGTTATCTTATCTATCATCGGCCATAACTGACAGGAAGAGTGAATAACACTGATTAGCTGTTTATCAAGATGCTAAGTGGGAAGTACCGGGCAATAAGTCAAGATTAATGtaataaaagtagaaaaatggGAACTGTGACAATTTGAGTGAGtccaaaaaaaagaatcacagcTCATGAGAGGTGTTTCCATGAGCAGCTCAGATTCTATGAAGTGATCGAAGGAAGAGTGGAGGACTGGTCACTGTTTTACTTATCGTCCAGGGGTACCTTGCCGTTCTCCTTGCTGGTTCAGCTTCTACACGCTGCGATATTAGTCAGTAGAAAACTTCTAACAGTTTGTAATTTGAAGGTTCTCATACATAAATGGCAGTTTGCAGGCAGCTCTCGGCGCCGGTGCATTCGATGCTGCAGTTCGGCTGCGCTCCCAACAAGTCCTCCACACTCTTGGCAACCTGCTGGGGTCCGTCGGCTTTGGTCACTTTGAGGTGAAAATCTGCGCCGAGCTCCTCGGCCTTCGCCAGACGCTCTGCGGACAGATCTGAGCACAGCAAGGGGGATGAACACAGGGACCGCGCGGAGATACTGTCACTGTGCCTTGTTGAGAGCCGTGGCAGTCCAGATAAGAGTTTATGAAGTGAGAGTTACCCGTGACGATGACCTTTGATGCTCCCATGGCCTTGGCCACGAGCAGAGACACCAACCCGATCGGTCCTGTAGAGCGAAAGAAAGCCTGTTCATTAGGTTGTTGTGACAGCACGGCAGTGAGTTAAATATTATCTTGTCATGTTGTTTTTAAGGTTCACCGGTTGCCGTGTCAGCGTGATTTCCACATCTCGTGGAGTAATCACATCTCAATAACACAGACACACCGAGAGTTTGTTGCAAACTGTGGGGATGAGCCGCGTCTTTACCTGCGCCGCAGATGAGCACCGTGCTGCCGAGCGTCACGCCGGCCCGGCGGCAGGCGTGGATCCCCACGGAGAGAGGCTCGATCAGAGCGCCCTCCTCAAACGTGACGTTGTCAGGCAGCCTGAACagccagggtgtgtgtgaggattaGGCAAGAGAGCGATGGAGACATGAGACGACCCTGTGGTCATTTCTGTTGCAATACGCAACGGCGGTTACTTGTAGCAGAAGTTGGCGCTGTGCCGGTAGAATCGACACAGGTTCCCGTCGTCGGGGGGCGTGGCGCAGAAGAAAATAGTAGGCGACAAGTTGTAGCGTCCGTTTTTGAAGAACTCGTCCATCTCTCGTGGCACTCCTGGCTCAACGGCCACTCTgtcacctggaaaaaaaaaaaaaaaaaaactattacaaAAACTATTACAAAAACTATTACACAAGCTTGTCTCATTGAAACTGTAATATGTAATATATGCGATTTGGCTAGCCTAGTGTTAGTGGATGATCGGTCAACATCCCACCACTTACCTATCTTCAGGTGTTTGACCGCTGAGCCGACCTTCACCACCCGCCCAGAGGCCTCGTGCCCCAGCACCATCGGCTTAGTGACCACGAAGTCCCCGATCCGGCCGTGCTGCCAGTAATGCACATCCGACCCACAGATCCCCACAGAGTGCATCTGcagaacaacatctgagagcaaAATACAGCCGAGAAGACGGGTTGGACGCAGCAGAGGGGATGATGATGGAATTTTACAACTGTGTCGCAAAACAATACAAAGAAGGGAACAGTTTGACTTCTTTCCGTGCTTTTTGCCTGTGTGCATGGACTTTCTGTGAAAACTTTGGTTTAAAATCCGACGGTGCAAAGACATGTGTTTAAAGTATGTGTTACTCTAGAATTGCTCCAGCAACCCTGAGGAGGATAAAGCAGGATAGAAGACAACACTGCAGTCTAATGGTCAATTTTATAACTGGTCAAAGAAACGAGAGATCAGTGTTTTGGGTCATACAATGATGTGACAATAAACGGAAtataaagctttaaaaaaaagagagagagagagagaaaaggcagTCTCCCCACAGGATTAATGGTCAAAACTGCTTtagattcacttttttttactctttgaATTTTAAACCACAACTACTATCAAAGATCAATAACATGTCAAATATAAGAacataaacaataaatatatcAAGTATATCaaatatgtaaatgtaaatatggcaaaagcaacaataaaaaagattaaaaaaacatagaTTCACTTTCTTGCATAAGAGACCTTGAAACTGGGACAAACCATAAGTGTTTGAGTTTTAGCACAATTTTTATTCAGTGTATTGATTAACTGCAAAATGTGCTTTCCGCCTTGATTCGTGTTTCAGGtaaactgaattaaataaaattgaacaaaTCCCTCAATCTGATAAGCATATAACACTAGTTTATGAAAAGAGAATTTTGTTGTTTAAGCTTAGTTTGATTTAATAATAGTACTTTTACTTGTAATCAAAGCAATATGACAATAATTATATCTGAATACAATGTTCAGTACACATACTACTTTACGGATTACTCTAAGTGTTTATTAATAAGGCTGTAATAGATGGTGAAGTTAAAGTAGATTGCAGGTGATTAGTTGATGTTAAGAGGGTTCTTCATATTTTGCTACTtggcaacaaataaaaaaacggTTAAACTATTTGGTGAAATAATGCAGGTTAATATAATGATTCATAGTCAAAAGGACTTATTTACCATTAGGTCCCGGTTCTGGAACTGGACGGTTCTCCtgtggacagacacacagacagaagtcAGCCTCGGTGTCTCCGGTTCAAACAGGAGGTCTGGCAGCGGGTCGTACCAGCCGGAGGTCCCCTCGAGCCTGCAGCACGAGCGTCAGATTCTCCTGCGCCATGACCGACCTCTGCAGACACAACACGCCGGGCCGTCCCCGCCCGACACTGgctttaaagctgctgtcagATCAgagtccggcggcggcggcgagcacGAGCACGAGCAGGCGCAGGCGCAGGGAGCGTCAGGCGGCTGCTTCCGGTGCACGCAGCGGAGGCTGGAACACAAACACCGCCGCTGATTGGTCCAACCCGCCGAGGAAGAAACCACCGTGCGGGGGAGGGTGGCCGCCGCACCTCACACttctggacacacacaaacacacacctttatATAAAACACTCCAATTATACATCATATCACGTCTGTGTTGCTCAGTTATAATGACCCATATGCTGTGTTTACACGTCAATTGTTTTGATTGTCTCTGTTCAGTTTAAATCAGAACTCACAACTGAAGGGAGGATAGTTTGATCACTTCTCAGAGCTGGAAACAACGACACATTCTCACCTTAAATTCTGTTCATATAATCTCTATTATTAGGTTATTATTAGTTATGCACAGTAGTGGTCATCATTCTATGATCTTTACATGTAAAACACGTCTTTATACTTCACTGTTCCAGAGTGGAGAACTGTGTTGACACTTTACCCACTGTGCTGCAGTcgtattcatccatccattctacCCATCTTGTCTGTCAGAATCACAGTCAGAATCATTTATTGGCCAGGTTTGACAACAAACTAGGAATGTGACTCCGGTTAGCCGTGCTCACAGCAGAGTACACAGATAAATAACGAAAGGATAAATACACAGTAAAGATAAGAGACACAAAAGTCAAATTAAatcaagttaaattaaattaagGTTAACTACTGAAAGGATAAATACCCAAGGAGAGAGGCATAACATTAACAATAAACATAAACAAGTATTTACaatgaaaacagattaaaaaaaactagaaagTCAAGAATATATTATACTTATATGGCTAAAAGTGCAAGTAACAGATTATGAGGAGGTGTAGTGGACTTGTTTGCTGAGACTCCGAATCACTTAGAGTTCATCAGGGTCACAGCCTGGGGGAAGAAACTGTTCCTGAGTCTGGTGGTTCTGGCCTGCAGAGATCTGTAACGCCTGCCAGACGGCAGGAGTTTGAAGAGGGTCTGAGCAGGGTGTGAAGGGTCGGCAGCGATGTCACCAGCCCTCTTCCTGACCCTGGAGAGGTACAGGTCCTGGATAGAGGACAGGCTGGCGCCTATTGTTTTCTCTGCTGaccaaacagagaaaacaagtcTTCTGACTATAGACGAGAGCAGGATACACCTGTGcagatcaccagtccatcacagaacaaacagacaggcaaccacacacactcacattcactctCACGGGCAATTTAAGGCCATAAGTTCACTTCACATGCGTGTTTAtgtactgtgggaggaaaccggagaacCCAgatgagagaacatgcaaacacttgAACTCTGACCGTTTAATCTTAAACTCCGACCGTATTTAACTTCTGACCACAGActgtcactgtgaggtgagagctcAATGTCAATTCAGGGTTGCTGCAGCTGATCTCAGCTAACCATGGGCCAAGGCAGGTTATAGGAGAAGCCTCCAGTCACCACAGGAAACAggagagacagtcacacacacacaattacactGACAGTCAGTTTAGTCACTGTATAGAACATGCAACATGCAGACTTTGAACAGAAAGGCCCAGCCCGGACTCAAACCCTCAACCTTCTGACAGGAGAGTGCTGACCACCGGATAGCTCTTCATTTGCAGACAGAATCCACACGTGCacagaggagaacatgcaaactccaaatcCAGCCCAAGCCAGATGGGACATTCTTGCTTTGAGTGCTTCTGAATATACTAACGAAATGTACTTGAAAGACAAAAGAAGTGCTTCCTGCAAAAAAACTCACTCAAGTATTGATGCAGCAAAACAAATAAGCTTTTAATaaacacagacatttttttcaaatggaaaaCA comes from the Salarias fasciatus chromosome 1, fSalaFa1.1, whole genome shotgun sequence genome and includes:
- the sord gene encoding sorbitol dehydrogenase, encoding MAQENLTLVLQARGDLRLENRPVPEPGPNDVVLQMHSVGICGSDVHYWQHGRIGDFVVTKPMVLGHEASGRVVKVGSAVKHLKIGDRVAVEPGVPREMDEFFKNGRYNLSPTIFFCATPPDDGNLCRFYRHSANFCYKLPDNVTFEEGALIEPLSVGIHACRRAGVTLGSTVLICGAGPIGLVSLLVAKAMGASKVIVTDLSAERLAKAEELGADFHLKVTKADGPQQVAKSVEDLLGAQPNCSIECTGAESCLQTAIYSTRSGGVVVVVGHGAPMVTVPLMNAAIREVDIRGVFRYCNTWPMAISMLASGKVNVKPLVTHRFPLEQAGEAFETTRQGLGIKVMLKCDQNDQNP